In Vanacampus margaritifer isolate UIUO_Vmar chromosome 9, RoL_Vmar_1.0, whole genome shotgun sequence, the following proteins share a genomic window:
- the LOC144057620 gene encoding uncharacterized protein LOC144057620, producing the protein MKRHHPPNVTMSQRVTSPHNKKTTIRIATMSGHRPFAGKDSTEEPRARQPKMEENIASYLKFLEGNYRKMLIENSELSNTMRAGEKTQAELRKSNLELERFKVELRTINVELESVRLELRKTNRELDEIKASKDDLAEEAASWRREKEELLQGREERKEDPEAFVHLVGGGTLVENMEVKNKEKEAVEEENGKQYDKMEEPETLLDLAGGWSVVEEVQKKEKEVAVAEEDGKECDEKKDKEEEKVWREEDKNRGDNNPKDEQEEEEEEKKKCNEGEQEKKLKDQGEKNQNNEAKEEGAKEADCNQKEEKEKTNVKGKEEEVKDNIKEEKRKEREKEVKEEVAQGTDEVKASEKEETGMRKELKEQENEEYMEKETNRDQWEEKMKEKEEDKEEKETNNDQKEHKEMELEKTENDPKEQIESDKEVKERKNEENKEEQEREQVTCSYREEEEEEEEEEEMKNDSGSLKYLEEKEDREQQEMVEVLKEEKKLTPSSSNEEGAPSWKEDKKERMRNESDWRYEEKTKEARLEEEWKERVTKTKSEWLERERKEEERRKEKDRKLKEDWLEREKREEERKKLRERKQKAEWKEREKREGEKRREREKLKAEWRVKEMKEEERRKEREKRKEEGWVSEEEEANERREEERRERERRDKEEWKEKEKLRAEWRERERREEEKKKERERKLKAEWEEMEKRDKEKRKERKRKEERTVREKKREEERRRGTGGDEVKRTSLCGKFLNFVCCGVREQA; encoded by the exons ATGAAGCGTCATCACCCCCCAAATGTGACGATGTCGCAGAGAGTGACGTCGCCTCATAACAAAAAGACCACAATACGCATCGCCACGATGTCGGGCCATCGGCCCTTTGCGGGGAAAGATAGTACTGAGGAGCCGAGGGCGCGCCAGCCCAAGATGGAGGAGAACATTGCCTCCTACCTCAAGTTTCTGGAAGGCAACTACCGAAAGATGCTGATTGAGAACTCGGAGCTGTCCAACACCATGCGGGCTGGTGAGAAAACGCAGGCCGAGCTGCGCAAAAGCAACCTGGAGCTGGAGCGCTTCAAGGTGGAGCTGCGCACCATCAACGTGGAGCTGGAGAGCGTCCGGTTGGAGCTGCGCAAGACCAACCGCGAGCTGGATGAAATCAAGGCCTCCAAGGACGACCTGGCCGAGGAGGCGGCCAGCTGGAGGCGTGAGAAGGAGGAGCTGCTCCAGGGCAGGGAGGAAAGGAAGGAGGACCCGGAGGCCTTTGTG CACCTGGTTGGAGGAGGGACTCTGGTGGAGAATATGGAGGTGAAGAACAAAGAGAAGGAGGCAGTAGAGGAGGAGAATGGCAAACAGTATGACAAGATGGAGGAGCCGGAGACCCTACTC GACCTGGCTGGAGGATGGTCTGTGGTGGAGGAGGTGcagaagaaagagaaagaggtgGCGGTGGCGGAGGAGGATGGCAAAGAGTGTgatgaaaagaaagacaaagaggAGGAGAAAGTTTGGAGGGAGGAGGATAAAAACAGGGGGGATAACAACCCGAAGGAtgagcaggaggaggaagaggaggagaagaagaaatgcAATGAAGGGGAGCAGGAGAAAAAGctcaaggaccagggggagaaaaatcagaataatgaGGCCAAGGAGGAGGGGGCAAAGGAGGCAGACTGCAACCAgaaggaggagaaagaaaagacGAATGTGAaagggaaggaggaggaggtgaaaGACAACATAAAGGAGGAAAAACGGAAGGAAAGGGAGAAAGAAGTGAAGGAAGAGGTAGCACAAGGGACGGATGAGGTGAAAGCCAGCGAAAAGGAAGAGACAGGGATGAGGAAGGAGTTGAAAGAGCAGGAAAATGAGGAGTACATGGAGAAAGAAACCAACCGTGACCAGTGGGAGGAGAAGATGAAGGAAAAGGAAGAGGACAAGGAGGAGAAAGAGACCAACAATGACCAGAAGGAGCACAAAGAAATGGAATTGGAGAAGACGGAAAATGACCCAAAGGAGCAGATAGAGAGTGACAAGGAggtgaaagaaaggaaaaatgagGAGAACAAAGAAGAGCAAGAGAGGGAGCAAGTGACCTGTAGTTACcgtgaggaggaagaggaggaggaggaggaggaggagatgaagAATGATAGCGGTAGCCTGAAATATTTAGAGGAAAAGGAGGACAGGGAGCAGCAGGAGATGGTAGAAGTTCTAAAGGAGGAAAAGAAGCTGACTCCAAGCAGCTCGAATGAGGAGGGGGCACCCAGTTGGAAGGAGGACAAAAAGGAGAGGATGAGGAATGAATCGGATTGGAGATACGAGGAGAAAACCAAGGAGGCCAGACTGGAGGAGGAGTGGAAGGAGAGGGTGACCAAAACAAAGAGCGAGTGGCTAGAGAGAGAGCGCAAGGAGGAAGAACGGAGGAAGGAGAAGGACCGGAAGCTGAAGGAGGACTGGCTGGAGAGGGAGAAGAGggaggaagaaaggaagaagCTGAGGGAGAGGAAGCAGAAGGCCGAGTGGAAGGAGAGGGAGAAGCGGGAGGGGGAGAagaggagggagagggagaaaCTCAAGGCCGAGTGGAGGGTGAAAGAaatgaaggaggaggagaggaggaaggagagGGAGAAGCGGAAAGAGGAGGGGTGGGtcagcgaggaggaggaggcgaaTGAGCGCAGGGAGGAGGAGAGAAGAGAGCGCGAGAGGAGGGACAAGGAGGAGTGGAAGGAGAAAGAGAAGCTGAGGGCCGAGTGGAGGGAGCGcgagaggagggaggaggagaaaaagaagGAGCGGGAGAGGAAGCTGAAGGCCGAGTGGGAGGAGATGGAGAAGCGGGACAAGGAGAAGAGgaaggagaggaagaggaaagAGGAGAGGACGGTGCGAGAGAAgaagagggaggaggagaggaggaggggaaCGGGAGGAGACGAGGTGAAGAGGACTTCCCTCTGTGGGAAGTTCCTCAATTTTGTCTGCTGCGGCGTAAGAGAACAAGCCTGA